Part of the Methylorubrum populi genome is shown below.
CCGTTTCTTCACCGGGGTCTTCACGTAGTACTCGGCGAGCCGCACCACGTCGGGCGTGGACCAGTCCGATGCGCCCGTGAACGAGGCGTCCCCGCCGCCGATCTCCTCGCAGGGGTGATCCGGATATTCCTCCTCGTAGGCCGCGCGATCCTTGTCGACCGGGATGAAGCAGAACTTCGCGTCCTCGCGGGTCTTCTTCACTGCGTCGGGATCCCAGCGCACGCCGATGCCGTCGGGGATGGGCGCGACCGCGATCTCCTGCTCGAAGGTGGAGTCGGAGCCGTACTCGGTGATGACCTTCCAGTGGCCGACGCCCGAGGGCACCTGCTGATCGGCCGCCGCGAAGTAGATCGCCGCCGCGTCGGACCGGTTCTCGACATACCGGATGATGCCGGCGATGACCTCCGCCGTGTCCTTGTCGCCGCGATCGTCGATCGCCACGACCTTGATGGCCGGACGCATCTGCCGGATGTCACCCGTGATCTGGGCGACCGTGGTGCCGAGGCGGTCGAACTCGAGGCAGGGTCGGCCGGCACTCTCGCGCAACTGCCGGATCTGGGTCTCCCACTGGCCGCCGGGCTCGAGGAATTCGAGATCCTCGTAGGCGCGCTCGCGGTTCTCCCGGTCGGCGGCGTCGGCGCGCGCCCACCGCTTCATCGCGGTGGCGTGGACCTTGGTGAGATCACCGTCCTTCGCGCCGGCATCAGCCTCGCTCGCGAACGGCTTCCGGAGCCGCCTGGACAGCATGTCGGTGAAACGACCCATCGTGTCAGGCACCCATCCAGCCGCCGCGGCGACGGCCGTTCGCGCTGCCGATCTTGAGCGGTGCCGTCGGCTCCTGGAGCGCAACCGCGAGGTAGCGGAAGGCGTCGGCGCCGTGGCTGGCCCAATCGTGCAGCGGGTACTTCGAGAATTGTCCGGTGTTCGCGTCCACGTCGTACCGGTAGTTTCGGAGGCACTGGAGCCCGTCGGAGCAGGCGTCCGCATCGAACCAGCAGCGCGAGAACAGCGTGCGAGCCGCGTTGATGCCCTCGGCGACGCCGAGCTTCGGCGTGATGCGGACCTTGAAGCCCGCCGCCTCCATCTGCTGCGCGATCGTGCGCTCGGAGCCGAGCAGCTCGTTGGTCGCGTCGTGCGGGAGCCAGTGGTCGCCGTAGACGTAGGGCCGGCCCTGGAGGTGCTTCAGATAGTGGCCGAGGGCGTGCCCCCGGTTCTGGTAGTAGTCGACGATCCTGAACTCGAAGCCGACGACCTGCGCGAACCAGATCGCGGTCATATCGGCCCGGCCGAGATCCCAGAACGTGTGCACCGGCTTGGTGCCGTCATAGGGCACGCGGGTGAAGCGGTTGGCCTCGGTCGCGGCCATGATCTCGTTGGCGTAGATCGCGCCGTCGAGCACCACCTTGCAGTGGCCATCCCAGACGGTGAGGTAGGCCGCAGGATCGCGCGCCTTCAGGTCGAGCGCTTCCTGCTTCAGGACGTCGGGAAACCAGGGATTGTCCTGCCAGCCGATCTTCACGACCTTGGCGCCCGTCGGCGGGTTCTTCACGAACCGCTTGTAGGTCTCGTCTTCCTCCAGCTCCGGGTTGAAGCTGATCCAGATCTCGGACCCCTCCTTGCGGATGGTCGGGATCAGCACATCCCAGGAGGTTTTCGAGACCGTGCGCGCCTCCTCGACCCAGCACACGTCGATGCCCTCGGTCGATTTCACCGAGGCGACGTTGTGCCGGAGCCCCTTGAAGATGAACTCGGTCCCGTTGGCGCCAAGGATGCGCTTCTCCTGGACCTGGTAGAAGCCGGAGAGGCCGAGCAGGTCGATTTGCTGCCCAAGCAGCGCGTGTGCCGACTCCGCGATCGAGTTCTGGAACTCGCGGGCGCAGAGCACGCGGATCGGACGTTGCGCGCCCATGATGAGGAGGGCGCGGCCGAAGCCCCACGACTTCGCGCCGCCGCGGCCACCGTAAGCGACCTTGTAGCGGGCGGGCTCGAACAGGAAGTCGAGCCGCTCCGGGAACTCAACTGCCATTGGAGGGAGCGGGCCGGATGAATTGCACGGTCAGACCAACCGGGATTGCGCCGCCCTCGCCGTCACCATCGACGGGCTGGGTCGGCTTGCCGTAGCCGCGGTCGAGGATGGCGTTGGCGGCGGCCACGCGGGCGGCCTCGCTCTCGCCGGCCGTCGCGATCTGCACGAGGACCGCGAGGGCTGCCTCGGTGTGCTCGCGGGCCGCGTCACGGACGCGCGCAGATGCCTTCGGGCGACCGCCAGGGTTGCCCGACTGCCCAGGTTGGAAAGCCATTGATAGGGCCTTGTTCTCAGAGGGCCATCAGCCCGTCCGCTGCTCGCTGGGCGTAAGACGGGAATGGGGCGCCAGAACCCTGCCGACCTTGAAGGCGGCCTCAGACTCTACCGGGCGCCGCATCCGATGCAGATGTCATGTACCACGCGCTCGCGCTTCGGTCCCGTCGTCTGATTGGGCAGGCGGCCACCGGTATCGCGGTCGGCTCCTCGGCCGGTCAGCATCCATGGCCGTTTGACCGGCGTGTCATCTACAGCGCGGGGCGGTTCAGGCATCTGCCGCTCAATCAGCGCCAAGCCCTGGGCGGCTGCGCCTGCGACGTTGGGCGTTTGAGGTTCCTGCCGCTCGATGAGCGCCATACCCTGTGCAGATGCACTGCCTGACATGAGGAGGCCGAACAGCAAAGCGCAGACAGATCGGTCTCGTGCAGCCATCGACGCCTCCTGTCAGTGCTCAACGCCGCGCCTGAGCCGTGGGTTCGCGTGGCATCAGCCCGGTATGCGGATAGCGCCGGGCGGTGCCAGCACCGAAGCGGACAGCGTAGACCATCAGCGACCGCACCCGTTGCTGAGCACGCGGCCGATGCGGATCACCCGCGGCACGTCGGCGGCGAGCTGGGTCGGCGCGGGCGCCAGGAGTCGGCGCAGAAGGGCGATGTACTTCACAGCCGGATCCTCGTGAGAACGTCGCGCGCGACCTCCGCCAGGACGGCGTTGGCCTCGTCGCGGGGCGTGGTGTCGAGCAGAGCGACCGGCTCCGGCAGTGGGCGGAGAACACCCTTGCGGCGGAGGTGCGCGCCGTAGGCCGAGGCCGCGGGGTCGATGCGGCCTAGGCGGACCGCCTCGTCGTAGGAGGAGGCGGGGCGAGCCGTCATAGGAACTTGCGTCCGGCGTGATCGTCGAAGGCGCGGGCGCGCCGGTCGTACTTCTGCAGCGTCGTCACCGCGGTGTGCCGGGTGACGTGCATGACCTTGAGGACGTCGGCTCCGGCGGCGAGCGCCGAGGTGACGAAGCCGGCGCGTAGCGAGTGGCCCGAGAACAGCGTGGCATCGAACCCGGCCGCGCCGACGTGGCGCTTCACGATGTCCGCCACCGAGCGATCGGTGAGCCGGTCGGAGCCGACCCGCCCGCCCTTGTTGACGGGGCGGAACACCGGGCCGGCGGTGATCTTCGCCGCCGCGAGCCACGCGTCGAGGGCATCGCAGGGCTTGAGCTTGCCGCCGCGCGGAACGGCGATCTCCTGGCCCTGGCCATCCTGGTCCGTCTTCGAGCGGCGGACGTGGACAATGATGCCGTCCGGCACCCGCTCCAGGTCGGCGACGTCGAGCGCCACGAGCTCGGAGCGCCGGAGCGCCGCGGCGAAGCCGATCAGCAGCAGGGCCCGGTCGCGCGCGCCGGACAGGTCGTCCGGGATCTTGCGCAGCGCCTTCTTCACGGTCTCGGCCGTGACCGGCGCCTTGCGGACCTGGCGCGTACCGAGCGTCCGGCGGACGCCGCGCTGCGTGGCCTTCACCGCCTCCGAGGTGGTCGGGACATCGAAGCCGCCCGCCCGGTGCACCGCGGCGATCGCGGCGACGTGCAGGTTGATGGTCGCCGGCTTCCGGCCGGTGTCCGCGAGGTGGGCGACGTAGGCCGCGACTGCGTGCGGTTCGGCCGGCACCGGATTGGCGCCGACGCTCCGGCACCATGTCACGAACATCCCGAAGGCGGAGGCGTAGGCCTTGCGGGTCCGATCCGATCGCGCCTCCGCCGCGTAGGCTTTCGCGCGGTCGAGCGACATGACCTCCGCCGGTGCGGCGGGCACCGGCAGGAGGTTCATGGCTTTTGATCCAGTTTTGATTTTGAGGCCAAATCCGCCGGAAAATCAAAGCCGGCTGGCAACTTGGTGTTTTGACCGGGCTTTGATCCGGGGCCAAAATCACTTCCGACAACAAAACTTAGCGGAAGCAGAGTGGAGAGCGGATCAGCCCGCCTTCCGGCCCCGCGGCATCCGAAGCTGCACGTCGAACGACCGCCCGCCGAAGGTGCGCCGGCCGGTGCCGAGCGAAAGCTTTTCCGGCACGCCGATCTGGGCGCGGAGCTTCCGGACCAGCGCGCGGACCCGCTTGCAGTGCGCGTCCTTCGCCTCGAGGTAATCGGCTTGGTCGGTGAAGCGCCGACGGCAGAAGGCCTCGGCCTCCTGCTCGATCGCCGTTGCGGTGGCGTGCGCGCTCATCGGGGGCCGATCATGACACAAGGGTCCGCCCGCGTCTGCCGTGGCAACGCTCTGACCGGTGGGCGGTTCGCGATGTGATGGAGGGGAGCGGACAGCAAAACGCCCGGCGGCGGTGAGGCCCCGGGCGCGCGTATCGCGACGTAGTGATCTCTGACGTTTCACCCGTCGGGTGTCAAGAACTCCACCACTTCAGGATCGACGCGCCGACGCTCGACCAAGCGACCCTGGCCACCCAACGCCGGAGCAAGGGCCACATCGTCGCGAGAACTCCACCCCAATAGAGGCGTTTCGCCCGAGCCGCCGACCCTTCATTCAGGTGCTTGCGGTAGTCCGTGGCAAGGTCACCAAGGATGCCGTCGCGGTGCTTCCTAGGAGCGAAGCAGGCGCACAAGAACTCCGCGAGGGCGGGCGGGTCGCCTTGCACTACGGAGACGTCCTTGGAGGTTCGGGGGAGCTTGGTAGTTTCGCTTGGCGGCACGATAGCGCGGCACGAGATCAAACGTGCAGAGCGAAACTTGCGACTAAAGATTTCCTCCCAGTGAGCGGCGAGTTCCTGCGGGATATTGTCATCGACCTGTGCCAGGCTAGACTTCACACTGGCGAACCTTTTACTACCGTCTGCGAAAGATACTTCGTATCTGTGTAGAAAAGACTTCTCGATCGGCGGGTTAGTCATGACAGCCTCCGAGCACAAATCGACGAGCCAAGGCTCCGAGACCCGTATATCCGCGCAACGCATCCAGCGCGGACAAAGAACTATCAAGTGTAGCTCGGCCAATGCCGGTCAGCTCGAAGTAAATCTTCCGTCTGCCGCCCCTCTCAGCGGTAGGTTCTCCTTCGCGAGATTTCAGAAAGCCTCTCTCCTCAAGCCGATCCACGGCAGCGTAGATCGATCCGAGCGACCACTTCTGTTTCGTGCGGCTCTCAAGCTCGTCACGGATCGAAATGCCGTATCCATTCGGATGAAGGCGCAGGATCGCCAGCATGATCTGCTGGTCGGTTCCGTTGATGCTTTTGGATGAGCGAGCCATTCCAAGCCCTCCATATCTTCTGATTTTGAAGACATATGGAAGGCGAGAGCGCGTGCGCAAGGGCTGGCGGGGTGGCGGCCTGCTTAATTCGCCTCCCGCGTAGCCCGGATGTGCTGCCCCTCCGCCCCGGTCGCGGTGTGCTGCTCCTCGGTCAGGGACTCCAGCAGCCAGCGGAAGCGCTTCGCCACGTCGGTGGCCGCCCGGTCGCCCGAGCCCCGGCCGGTGCGCGCGGCATAGGCCGCAAATGTCTGGCCCTCGGCGAGGATGGCGCGGAGGAAGCGGACGCCCACGCCGCCGATCGCCTGCTCCAGCCGGGCCGTGAACTTGCGGACCCGCTCGGCGTCGTCGATCGCGTAGATGATCGCCAGCTCGTGCGCGATGGTCTGATCCCGCGAGCCGCCGGCATTCCAGCCGCCGGAGCCGAGACGGGCGCCGGAGCCGCGCTCGAACACCGCCTGGACCATGCGGCCGACCTCGAACTCAGCGCGCTCGATGCGCTTGGCCGCAAGCTCCTGCGCCAGCACGTCGACGCGGCGGTTGATCGCGACCTCGCGGTATGAGCCCGGCTCGAACGGGTCGGGCACGTTGGCGCGGCCGACGACGATCTCGCGATCGCTGGCGAGGCGCGGCATGGGGCGCCGCGAGGAGGCCGTGCGGCGGCTCTTCTTGGTCGCGGAGATCGAGATAGACGAAGCGGCGACGGACACGAGTCTGACCTCGGGTAGAGCGCGACCGTTCTGGGCGCTCGGCAAGATCATGGGTCGATTGTCCTCTTCCTCACAGTCAAGAGGAATAATTGCGGCGCGTCACTGCTTCAGGTCGCATTTTGCCGCCCCGACCGCCGAGCCAATTTGACAGCAGCCCTGGCTCTTCCATGCAGAGGGGGAGCGAGATAGCGGTGCAAGCCCGCTAGCTCGCACCTGCGATTGCGGCGCACGAAGGCACATGATCACAAACGGCTAGAGATTAAACTTGTCGATCGCAGCGCCGGTAAACTTTGCCACGGTAGGAGAGACTTTTGCGGTTTACTTTGAAGCGCTCAACTATCTCCTTTTTGGAGGATCCGCAGATCTCTGTTACATCGTAGATTTCTGGGCCAACCTTGCGCCATGACACAAGCTTGCAACTCGCCTCATGCGCAAAGACGCTATTGGCGCTAAATGTTACGTAATGACCTTCGCGCTGAAGCCGAGCATCCGCGCAGCCATCCCACTTCGCATCCGGCACTCCGTAAGTGCCTAAGAATGGGAAAGCCGAGCCGCTGGCCGGACGGGACGATAATGCGTTGACACGCCTATCGTATTCCTCCTTCAACATCTCCATTCGAGTTTTGAAATTTGGGAAGCAGGCCGCGACCTCTACATGCGATGCCGCTAGCTTTTCTGCGCGCTCCTTATCTCCCGGAGTAAATTTGTAATCCGTCCCCTTCAAATCAATATTCAGCTCGGTGACGGCGAATTCTTTTCCAATCAAATTTTCCTGCAATTTTAGCTTGAATATTTGGCCATTGATTTTTTCCTGAACACTGTCGCTAAGCATGGCTGGAATGATGCAGGGCTTTCCTTTCGGCTCCGCGGCTGTCGGAATTGTGGTGATACGTGTTCTTATGTAAGTCTCTGCCTGCTCTGACGTCATGCGTGTTAAGAGTACGTCGCGCACATCCTTAATATCGCCCCTGCATGCCGCAACACCTTGAAGTTCGACGCAGCCCACTGCGATGTTCGTCAAGCGAGCGAGAGTCGCTTCGTATGTTCGCAATCGGTCTGCAGCGGCTGTTCCCGCGCCTACAGAGGTGAGCAGCAGCGCTGTGAGCGCCATCGTGGTACGGATCTGCATGAAAGTCACCCTGAGCAAGTTATCAGATCGTACTCCTGCGCGATTTGAAGCTCGCCTTGCACAATCAGTAAAATTGCCAACATCGGGTTCAGGCGGTACTAGTAGTGCGTAAGCGGCCTAATCCATGACGATCGACGTTTGGCTTCCGAGGAAGTCAGCCGCCGCAGCGAGCTGGGGAGTGGTCGCGTGCCACCCTCCTGCCATACGACAGCTTCCTAACTTGTTTGGTTTTTCACTGCGGCTATACGCTCGCAGGCCTTGATGCGGCGCCGGTCGAAGGTGGCCCGAGACCATCGAGTGCGCCGGCAGAACTCGGCGATCGATCCGCCGACCTCGCCCTGCGTGGCCATCGCCCGCGCCCAAAGAAGCACGACCTGTCGATCCTCGCTCTTGTCCCCAAGCACGGTGCCGGAGAAGGCGACGATATCGAAGGTCGCGTCTGGCACGTCGCCGGCCGCCGCCTGGAGCGTGTTGCCGCGCGGGGCGTAGATCGGCGTCGAGGGCATGGCCCGGAAGGCAGCCTTCAGCCAGCGCTCGACGTCCGCGCGGGTCCACGGGTTGGCAGAGCGCTGGGGCGGGGCTGGTCCTTCCGGGGGAGCGAGCATCAGGCTCGGGTGAGCCCCTCACTCCGCCGCTTGTTTCCGAGCGCGCCCACCAAGACGGCCGAGACCAAGGTCCTTTGCAAGCGCCGACCGCCGCTCAGAGTAGCTCGGCGCTGTCATCGGGTAGTCCGAGGGCAGGCCGTAGCGGGCGCGGTAGCTATAGGCGTCGAGCCCGTGCATGCCGAGATGCCGCTTCAGCGTCTTGTAGGGCTTGCCGTCGATGAAGCTGATCAGCGCGTCGGGCGTGATCGACTTCTTGATCGCCGCGGCTGTCGGCTTTTCGACCTTTGGTTCAGCAGCAGCGGGCGCGACTGTTCCGCCCAAGCCGGCGAGGGCGGCGTGTACTTCCCCGATCAGCGTCGGCAAGTCCTTGGCTGGAAGGACGTTGTTGCTGACGTAAGCCATCACAATTTCGGCCGCGAGTTCGGCCTGGGCATAAGTGGCTTCGCTGGTGTCGTTACTCACGATGTACTCCTCATGGTGAAGCGGGCGGAATAGAGCCTGATGGCGCCCGCGTCACGCACGCCCACAGCACGATCCGGCCGCGGCGGAGGCTCTGCTCCCTCCGGCCGGCCGCCTCGCAGGCCTGCATCGTCGTGAACGACTCGGCCGCCACCGAATGGTCGGCGGCGGGCGAGGCGCCGGACAGGAACAGGATCAGGACGACGGACACGGGCGGGCTCACGTCGAGGGCGCGGCACGATCGCCCGGCGCGCGGCCGATGCGGTGATCGAACGAGCCGGCGCGGGTCTCGCCCGTCTCGCTCGCGACCAGACCCGTCCCGCCGCACTCGCGGCAGGTGTCCATGAGCGTCTCGGCGTGCCGGTCCTCGTGGGTGTCCGTGCCGGTGCCCGAGCAGCGCGGGCAGGGGAGGCGATAGTTCGGCATGGGGCGCTCCTCAGAACGGAATGTCGTCGCCGGCCTCGGCGCGCGCGAGGCGCGTCCCAGGCGGGCAGGGAGCGGTGCGCAGGCTGAACCGGTCGAACCTGCGGACGCGGACCGCTTCGGTGGCCTCCAGCACCACAAAGGTCGTGCCGGGGCTGACCTCGGCGAGGCGCTCGGCCTCCCGCAGCGCGGAGGCTTCCGTCTCGTGCTGGAAGGTCGGCCCGCGCTGGCCCAGCCCGTAGACCATCCAGAACGGCTTCATCTCGGTCAGGTCGCTCACGGTGCTCTCCTCACAGCCAGATCGGCGGGCTCTGGCTCTGCGCCCCACCTTGCCCCACCTGCTATTCGAGGTGGGGCGCGTGTAAGTGTTCGATTTCGTTGGCTCTGCCCCACCTGCCCCACCTGCCCCACCTTTTTTGAGGGTTAGAGTAATTTCGGAGCACAGGCGGGGCGCCGGGATCCGGTGCGTTTCCAGCCCCCAAGGCGCGCAAGTTCCGATTTTCCTACGCGCGCGTAGAGGTGGGGCAGGTGGGGCAGGTGGGGCAGAGCCTTTGTTATCAATGGGTTAGAGTCGCCCCACCTTCAGAACGAGGTGGGGCAGGTGGGGCGCATCTTCATTCGGTCAGGTGCTCGAACTCGGGCTCATCGGACTGATCTTCCCAAGTAATGGCCTGCCCGATCGCCTTCTCGAATGAAGTTCGACAGTTCTTCAGAGAAGGCAGCACGTAGCACCAGACGCGGCGGTCACCGTCTGGCGTGGTCCAATTCCGCTTTTGTCGCTGGAGTAACGGCACGAGCTTGCGCAATCGGCCGCCGAGGATTGTCTCTGCACTCTTGTGCCGGACTCCTCGTCGGTCGGATGCTTCGTGGTAGTCATCCCGCACGAGGTCGGTCCAGATGTAGCTTGGCCAATCCGTCGACTTCCGCGTCGGGGCGCCCGCCATCAGTCGGTCGAGCCACCAACTGTCGATCGGGTCGAGCGAG
Proteins encoded:
- a CDS encoding PBSX family phage terminase large subunit produces the protein MAVEFPERLDFLFEPARYKVAYGGRGGAKSWGFGRALLIMGAQRPIRVLCAREFQNSIAESAHALLGQQIDLLGLSGFYQVQEKRILGANGTEFIFKGLRHNVASVKSTEGIDVCWVEEARTVSKTSWDVLIPTIRKEGSEIWISFNPELEEDETYKRFVKNPPTGAKVVKIGWQDNPWFPDVLKQEALDLKARDPAAYLTVWDGHCKVVLDGAIYANEIMAATEANRFTRVPYDGTKPVHTFWDLGRADMTAIWFAQVVGFEFRIVDYYQNRGHALGHYLKHLQGRPYVYGDHWLPHDATNELLGSERTIAQQMEAAGFKVRITPKLGVAEGINAARTLFSRCWFDADACSDGLQCLRNYRYDVDANTGQFSKYPLHDWASHGADAFRYLAVALQEPTAPLKIGSANGRRRGGWMGA
- a CDS encoding DUF5681 domain-containing protein → MAFQPGQSGNPGGRPKASARVRDAAREHTEAALAVLVQIATAGESEAARVAAANAILDRGYGKPTQPVDGDGEGGAIPVGLTVQFIRPAPSNGS
- a CDS encoding site-specific integrase, with protein sequence MNLLPVPAAPAEVMSLDRAKAYAAEARSDRTRKAYASAFGMFVTWCRSVGANPVPAEPHAVAAYVAHLADTGRKPATINLHVAAIAAVHRAGGFDVPTTSEAVKATQRGVRRTLGTRQVRKAPVTAETVKKALRKIPDDLSGARDRALLLIGFAAALRRSELVALDVADLERVPDGIIVHVRRSKTDQDGQGQEIAVPRGGKLKPCDALDAWLAAAKITAGPVFRPVNKGGRVGSDRLTDRSVADIVKRHVGAAGFDATLFSGHSLRAGFVTSALAAGADVLKVMHVTRHTAVTTLQKYDRRARAFDDHAGRKFL
- a CDS encoding PadR family transcriptional regulator, translated to MARSSKSINGTDQQIMLAILRLHPNGYGISIRDELESRTKQKWSLGSIYAAVDRLEERGFLKSREGEPTAERGGRRKIYFELTGIGRATLDSSLSALDALRGYTGLGALARRFVLGGCHD
- a CDS encoding MucR family transcriptional regulator, translated to MSNDTSEATYAQAELAAEIVMAYVSNNVLPAKDLPTLIGEVHAALAGLGGTVAPAAAEPKVEKPTAAAIKKSITPDALISFIDGKPYKTLKRHLGMHGLDAYSYRARYGLPSDYPMTAPSYSERRSALAKDLGLGRLGGRARKQAAE